The following coding sequences lie in one Phalacrocorax carbo chromosome 3, bPhaCar2.1, whole genome shotgun sequence genomic window:
- the LOC135312394 gene encoding uncharacterized protein LOC135312394, whose protein sequence is MPSKAPTKGSPHQTTPRPGFLLSTTASYASVGVGLLASVGASSHQRQQEGAVLAWSSAGRKQGLAEQHCPGTGTCSSTGTPLPIVAVAGWAASLAHGEGPPVPGGMGQANCCCGSREALSDAEAVLSTDVRLTRGRKRSERRLLLLQEDVVVAKLQHGTTLRPQLRLALDQLWVLSGTKQAWGEEEEEAEGSDEGRTSLVFIWPTGSCIADFGSQELKELWLGTLLGRAAEASLLTFSRFFFFFSLAQWRPFSTRSLERLMERQAKAGQPKGGRVLEEQGHPLGSGRWTWFCGDTRALLLPTASGGSTRRRRALPWPFALRWGPAAAQAPGQAGSGCSRALFGQPLAALCGDDGTLPQPMQELLAVLQQEGPLTEGIFRRAASRKELQELQEALDRGTDVDLASQPALLLAVLLKDFLRSIPAKLLVNDLYEDWVAAMQKSSKEEKLSELKAVADKLPAANLLLLRQLLSLLQHIGRSAATSRMSCSNLAICVGPNLLSPPNEELLPLEAMLEVTEKVRCIEQPAAAFPACQSLAAPRSRDASSLEQMLLVRFPAAGLRARAWCAQVKVLVEFLVENCRELFGEETSDRSCPRAKESPAPAERSRDACLEEPSVPAAAAAAEHQAPPALPPSTLESMAGSLGHPGERASLLEERRFAGSPRDEGNRRKRKRKEAWGEERESCTAKKRSKRGKVPGDGAVKRRRRVQQVRKPRCRFVFRG, encoded by the exons ATGCCCAGCAAGGCCCCGACCAAGGGCAGCCCACACCAAACCACGCCCCGCCCCGGCTTCTTGCTGAGCACGACGGCGTCGTATG CTTCCGTTGGGGTCGGACTGTTGGCATCAGTTGGAGCCAGCAgccaccagagacagcaggagggagctgtgctggcctGGAGCAGCGCTGGGAGGAAGCAGGGTCTGGCCGAGCAGCACTGCCCTGGCACGggcacctgcagcagcacaggcacgCCGCTTCCCATCGTTGCTGTTGCCGGCTGGGCCGCGTCCTTGGCGCACGGCGAGGGCCCTCCTGTCCCGGGCgggatgggccaggccaactgctgctgcggctccag GGAGGCTCTCAGCGATGCCGAGGCGGTGCTGAGCACGGACGTGCGGCTGACCCGGGGCCGCAAGAGGAGCGAGAggcgccttctcctcctccaggaggatGTGGTGGTCGCCAAGTTGCA gcaTGGCACCACCCTGCGCCCACAGCTCCGCCTGGCCCTggaccagctgtgggtgctgagtgGCACGAAGCAGGcgtggggggaggaagaagaagaggcagaaggCAGCGATGAGGGCAGGACCTCCCTCGTGTTCATCTGGCCCACCGGCTCCTGCATTGCCGATTTTGG ctcccaggagctgaaggagctgtggctgggcacactgctggg GCGAGCAGCAGAGGCATCGCTGCTCACCTTCTCCcgcttcttcttcttcttctctcttGCCCAGTGGAGGCCattcagcaccaggagcctggagaggctgatggAGCGCCAGGCAAAG GCTGGTCAGCCCAAGGGAGGACGCGTCCTGGAGGAGCAAGGACACCCGCTGGGCAGCGGCCGCTGGACGTGGTTCTGTGGGGACACgcgggctctgctgctgcccacagctt caggagggagcaccaggaggaggagggcgctgccctggccctttgcTCTGCGGTGGGgcccggccgctgcccaggcgccagggcaggcaggctccggctgcagcagggcgctctttgggcagcccctggcagccctctgcGGGGACGACGGCACGCTGCCCCAACCCATGCAG gagctgctggctgtcctgcagcaggaAGGGCCGTTGACGGAGGGGATATTCCGCAGAGCTGCCAGCAGGAAAGAGCTTCAGGAGTTGCAGGAGGCCCTGGACCGCGGCACAGACGTCGACCTGGCAAGCCAGCCGGCACTGCTGCTGGCCGTCCTCTTGAAG GACTTCCTCCGAAGCATCCCCGCCAAGCTCCTCGTCAACGACCTCTACGAGGACTGGGTGGCAGCgatgcagaagagcagcaaggaggagaagctCTCAGAGCTGAAAGC GGTGGCCGACaagttgcctgcagccaacctcctcctcctgaggcagctgctgtccctcctgcagcacatCGGCCGCAgtgcagccaccagcaggatgagctGCAGCAACCTGGCTATCTGCGTTGGGCCGAACCTGCTGAGCCCGCCCAACGAGGAGCTGCTCCCGCTCGAGGCCATGCTGGAGGTCACTGAGAAGGTGCGCTGTATTGAGCAGCCGGCTGCAGCCTTCCCGGCCTGTCAGAGCTTGGCTGCTCCAAGGTCTCGGGATGCCTCCTCCCTTGAGCAAATGCTGCTGGTCCGCTTTCCGGCAGCTGGCTTGAGAGCAAGGGCTTGGTGCGCGCAGGTGAAGGTGCTGGTGGAGTTTCTGGTGGAGAACTGCAGGGaactctttggggaggagacGAGTGACCGTTCCTGTCCACGAGCCAAGGAGTCGCCAGCCCCCGCGGAGAGATCCAGAG atgcGTGTTTGGAAGAGCCAAGTGTCCCcgcagccgcagcagccgccgAGCATCAG GCAcctccagctttgcctccctCCACCCTCGAGAGCATGGCGGGCTCCCTGGGGCACCCAGGAGAACGGGCGAGCCTTTTGGAAGAGAGAAG GTTTGCAGGCTCTCCCCGGGACgagggaaacagaagaaagcgaaagagaaaagaggcctggggagaggagagggaaagctgcacGGCAAAGAAGAGGAGCAAGAGAGGAAAAGTTCCGGGGGACGGAGCAGTGAAAAGACGCCGGAGGGTGCAGCAGGTCCGGAAGCCCAG GTGCCGATTTGTTTTCCGTGGCTGA